In the Brevundimonas sp. MF30-B genome, GGTGCGAGGAAGGGCTCGGGCAACTTCCACCTGATCGTGCGCGGCCGGTCCGCCCATGCGGGGCGGGCCTTCCACGAGGGGGCCAACGCCGTGGCCGGCGCGGCCGCCGTCGCCGTCGCCTTGCACGCCCTCAACGGCCAGCATGAGGGCGTGACGGTCAATGTGGCCAAGATTTCGGGCGGTGCGGCGCTGAACGTCGTGGCCGACCATGCGGTGGTGCGCTTCAACGTGCGCGTCCCCGACGCCGAGGCGGCCGACTGGATCGCAAAGCAGGTCGACGCCATCGCCGCCCAGCCGCCCTTCGAGGGCCTGAGCCTGGAGCTGCACGGCGGCTTCACCCGTCCGCCCAAACCCATGGATGCCGCTCAAAGCGCCCTGTTTGAGGCGGTGCGCCAGGCCGGCGAACTGCTGGGCCAGAGCATCCGCTGGGCGCCGTCCGGCGGAGTCTGCGAGGGCAATAATCTGCACGCGGCGGGCCTGCCCAACATCGACACCCTGGGGGTGCGCGGCGGCGATATCCATTCGGATCAGGAGTTCGCCTGGCCCGACAGCTTCGTCGAACGGGCCCAGCTGAGCGCGCTCATCCTGTGCAAGGTCGCCTCGGGCGAGATCGACGCGCCCGGGCTCAAGGCCCTGCTTCTGGAGAGCCGCTGATGCTGGTCGTCCGCCCCGCAAATCCCGGCGATCTGGATCACCTGCTGGAGCTAGCCATCCTGTCCGGCCCCGGCTTCACGAGCCTGCCTGAGGATCCGGACATGCTGGCCGACCGGCTGGACGTCAGCCGCGACAGCTTTTTGGGGCGCCTGGAGCCGCAGGAGCGATGGTACACCCTCATGCTGGAGGAAACCGACACCGGCGACGTCGACGGCGTCGGCTCGGTCAAGGCGGCCGTGGGCCTGAAGCGGCCCTTCTTCAGCTTCCGCGTCGTGAACAACACCCAGTCCTCGCCCTCCCTGGGCGTGAAGCTGGATCAGAAGACGCTGGTGCTGGTCAACGAATGCACCGGCTGGACCGAGGTCGGCTCGCTGTTTCTGAAGGCGGATCGGCGCAAGGGCGGCGCGGGGCGGCTGCTCAGCCAGTCGCGCTATATGTTGATCGGGGCCGAGCCTGACCTGTTCGCCGACAATGTGCTGGCCGAACTGCGCGGGGTCTTTACGCCCGACGGCGCCTGCCCGTTCTGGGACCATGTCGCGCACAAGTTCTTTCCCATGGAGTTCGACGAGGCCGATCGCATGACCGGCTCGACGGACAAGCAGTTCATCCTCGACCTCGCGCCGCGCCACCCAATCTATATCGAGCTGTTGCCCGAGCCTGCGCGGGCGGTCATCGGCAAGGTGCATCCGCAGGGCGTGCCCGCCATGGCGCTGCTGGAAAGCGAGGGCTTCCGGCCCAATGGCCTGGTCGACATCTTCGACGCTGGTCCGACCGTGGCCTGCGGGCGCGACAACATCCGCACGGTCCGCGATGCGCGCAGGCTGAAGGTCGAGATCGTGGACGAGCCGGACGTCGAGCTGGTCAGCCTGATCTCGACCGACAGCGTCAACGACTTCCGCGCCGTGCGCCAGCGCGTCGAGATCGAGGGAGAGACGGCCCGCCTGAACCGCGAAACGGCGGCGGCGCTGAAGGTGAAGTCGGGGGACGTCGTAAGGGTGAAATCATGAGCCAGCTGACCTCGATCGATCCGGCCGCCGAACAGGTGGTCTGGCAGGGCGCCGAGAGCACGCCGGGCCAGGTGGCCGACGCCGTCGCGGCCGCGCGCGCAGCCTTCCCCGACTGGGCCGATCGCCCGCGTCAGGACCGGATCGACGCCGTCAAACGCTATCAGGCCGCGCTCAAGGCCCGCGCGCCCGAAATGGCCCAGGCCATCAGCCGCGAGACCGGCAAGGCGCTGTGGGAGACCACGGCCGAGCTGGGCTCGATGCAGGGCAAGGTCGACATCTCCATCCGCGCCTATGACGAGCGCACGGGCGAACGGGCGAATGACACCGCCTTCGGCCGCGCGGTGCTGCGTCACCGCCCGCATGGCGTGGCGGCGGTGCTGGGGCCGTTCAACTTCCCGGGCCACCTGCCCAACGGCCATATCGTGCCGGCCCTGCTGGCCGGCGACACGGTGGTGTTCAAACCCTCGGAAGAGACGCCGTGGACCGGCCAGCTGATGGCCGAGTGCCTGGCTGAGGCCGATCTGCCGGCCGGGGTCTTCAACCTGGTGCAGGGTGGCCGCGAGGTGGGCGCGGCCCTGCTGGACCAGCCGATCGACGCCCTGATGTTCACGGGCTCGGGCTCGGCGGGCGCGCACTTCCGCAGAAAGTTCGCCGACGACCCGCATGTGATCCTGGCGCTGGAGCTGGGCGGCAACAATCCGCTGGTGGTGTGGGACGCCGCTGACGCCGAGGCCGTAGCTGGGCTGGTGGTGCAGTCGGCCTTTGTCACGACGGGCCAGCGCTGTTCGTGCGCGCGGCGGCTGATCGTGCCGGAAGGTCCGCAGGGCGACGCCATCGTCGAGGCCGTGGCGGCCCTGGTCGATCGGCTGATTTTCGCGCCCTGGGACAGCCAGCCCGAGCCCTATGGCGGGCCGCTGATCTCCAAGGCGGCGGCGGCGGCGGCGCTCAAGGCGTTGCAGGACCGCATCGACGCCGGCGCGCGGGTGATCCGCGCCTCGGGGCCGGTCGAC is a window encoding:
- the astD gene encoding succinylglutamate-semialdehyde dehydrogenase; its protein translation is MSQLTSIDPAAEQVVWQGAESTPGQVADAVAAARAAFPDWADRPRQDRIDAVKRYQAALKARAPEMAQAISRETGKALWETTAELGSMQGKVDISIRAYDERTGERANDTAFGRAVLRHRPHGVAAVLGPFNFPGHLPNGHIVPALLAGDTVVFKPSEETPWTGQLMAECLAEADLPAGVFNLVQGGREVGAALLDQPIDALMFTGSGSAGAHFRRKFADDPHVILALELGGNNPLVVWDAADAEAVAGLVVQSAFVTTGQRCSCARRLIVPEGPQGDAIVEAVAALVDRLIFAPWDSQPEPYGGPLISKAAAAAALKALQDRIDAGARVIRASGPVDNLPGAFVRPALIDVTGVHVPDEEMFAPFLSVTRVASFDAAIQEANATRYGLSAGLVSDDPANWDRFIRRIRAGVVNFNRPTTGAAGDMPFGGLGASGNHRPSAYYAADYCAYPVASFEAAGVKNIEGEMKGLR
- a CDS encoding arginine N-succinyltransferase, with the translated sequence MLVVRPANPGDLDHLLELAILSGPGFTSLPEDPDMLADRLDVSRDSFLGRLEPQERWYTLMLEETDTGDVDGVGSVKAAVGLKRPFFSFRVVNNTQSSPSLGVKLDQKTLVLVNECTGWTEVGSLFLKADRRKGGAGRLLSQSRYMLIGAEPDLFADNVLAELRGVFTPDGACPFWDHVAHKFFPMEFDEADRMTGSTDKQFILDLAPRHPIYIELLPEPARAVIGKVHPQGVPAMALLESEGFRPNGLVDIFDAGPTVACGRDNIRTVRDARRLKVEIVDEPDVELVSLISTDSVNDFRAVRQRVEIEGETARLNRETAAALKVKSGDVVRVKS
- a CDS encoding hydrolase; translation: MRILDEDRAVLDHVAARAERIVGRAVDWANLNSGSRNRGGLEAVLDALEAEARRVLPEAAIVRIATTPAVVVGDDAVAREEAYSDALSLSIRPQAPIQVVLTGHYDTVFPIDSAFQTVAVRADGALNGPGIADMKGGISVILAALEAFETHAAKGGVGWTVLLSPDEEIGSPGSASLLAELGARGHLGLTYEPALADGSMAGARKGSGNFHLIVRGRSAHAGRAFHEGANAVAGAAAVAVALHALNGQHEGVTVNVAKISGGAALNVVADHAVVRFNVRVPDAEAADWIAKQVDAIAAQPPFEGLSLELHGGFTRPPKPMDAAQSALFEAVRQAGELLGQSIRWAPSGGVCEGNNLHAAGLPNIDTLGVRGGDIHSDQEFAWPDSFVERAQLSALILCKVASGEIDAPGLKALLLESR